From Halomicrobium salinisoli, the proteins below share one genomic window:
- a CDS encoding DEAD/DEAH box helicase → MSRPADGEPSVAVADVLPEFADAFPFERFNAMQSETLPALLETDENVVVSAPTASGKTALAEIAICKTLQAGGTALFLAPLRALTNEKESEWERFEDLGYSVYVVTGERDLNPRRAERADVLVMTPEKADSATRKHDSRRYGFIEDVDCCVIDEVHLLDSERRGSVLEVTVSRLRRLCDPRVVALSATMPNVEDVAAWLDAPEEATFSYGEAYRPVPLNADVKTYSHGDNAFADKYRRLYRALDLAEPHIRDEGQALVFVSSRQDTVQAAKKARDEIAERDVPMGARGEYDFHTDAADLDNDTLRQSVLDGVGFHHAGLSREDKDRVEDWFKEGKIQLLFSTSTLAWGVNLPARCVVIRDTKIHDPLEGEVDMSPLDVLQMLGRAGRPGYDDQGYAWIVCDRSDADKYRRLLRDGTDIESRLAEDLDAHLNAEIALGTLRDVEDVMDWLETTFYYQRARAAPDKYADDGDLRDRVSDTLESLVDSGFVEMDELRLEGTPLGRLASKFYLRLDTAERFKDCADRADEDPEGLDEDRLLAAVAGAQEFDSVSARSDEEDAVAAVLGSRADDLSAGQRKVLAILRSSMSGTTPTELQSDAWVIKQNALRLLAALRAFLDRFAGPRAANLARRVKGRVENGVSADAVGLTAVDGIGPGRASNLAAEGLRTPADVTDAGVSGLQSAGIGEGVAERVVENARDLPDVVVEWGDFPDAVPRGERELHEVTVRTVAGGARAGIRVTVNGHEMTAKPAYLGEATVPAAAFGGDADELEFAVEVTFPELPLPPVVDTRTVRVE, encoded by the coding sequence GTGTCACGACCCGCCGACGGCGAGCCCTCGGTCGCGGTCGCGGACGTCCTGCCGGAGTTCGCGGACGCCTTCCCCTTCGAGCGGTTCAACGCGATGCAGTCCGAGACGCTGCCGGCGCTGCTGGAGACCGACGAGAACGTCGTCGTCAGCGCGCCCACCGCCAGCGGCAAGACCGCGCTGGCCGAGATTGCCATCTGCAAGACGCTGCAGGCCGGCGGCACCGCGCTCTTTCTCGCTCCGCTGCGCGCGCTCACCAACGAGAAGGAGAGCGAGTGGGAGCGCTTCGAGGACCTCGGCTACTCCGTCTACGTCGTCACTGGCGAGCGGGACCTGAACCCGCGCCGCGCCGAGCGGGCCGACGTGCTGGTGATGACCCCCGAGAAGGCCGACTCGGCGACGCGCAAGCACGACTCCCGCCGGTACGGCTTCATCGAGGACGTCGACTGCTGCGTCATCGACGAGGTCCACCTGCTGGACTCCGAGCGCCGTGGGTCCGTGCTGGAGGTCACCGTCTCGCGCCTGCGGCGGCTCTGCGACCCGCGCGTCGTCGCCCTCTCGGCGACGATGCCCAACGTCGAGGACGTGGCCGCGTGGCTCGACGCCCCGGAGGAGGCCACCTTCTCCTACGGCGAGGCCTACCGGCCCGTCCCGCTGAACGCCGACGTCAAGACCTACAGCCACGGCGACAACGCCTTCGCCGACAAGTACCGCCGCCTCTACCGCGCGCTGGACCTGGCCGAGCCCCACATCCGCGACGAGGGGCAGGCGCTGGTGTTCGTCTCCTCGCGCCAGGACACCGTCCAGGCCGCCAAGAAGGCCCGCGACGAGATCGCCGAGCGGGACGTCCCGATGGGCGCCCGCGGCGAGTACGACTTCCACACCGACGCCGCCGACCTGGACAACGACACGCTGCGCCAGTCCGTGCTCGACGGCGTCGGCTTCCACCACGCCGGTCTCTCTCGAGAGGACAAGGACCGCGTCGAGGACTGGTTCAAGGAGGGGAAGATCCAGCTCCTCTTTTCCACCTCCACGCTCGCGTGGGGGGTCAACCTCCCCGCCCGCTGCGTCGTGATCCGGGACACCAAGATCCACGACCCCCTGGAGGGCGAGGTGGACATGAGCCCGCTGGACGTCCTCCAGATGCTCGGGCGCGCCGGCCGGCCGGGCTACGACGACCAGGGGTACGCCTGGATCGTCTGCGACCGCTCGGACGCCGACAAGTACCGCCGCCTCCTCCGGGACGGGACCGACATCGAGTCCCGCCTCGCGGAGGACCTCGACGCCCACCTCAACGCCGAAATCGCGCTTGGCACGTTGCGGGACGTCGAGGACGTGATGGACTGGCTGGAGACGACGTTCTACTACCAGCGTGCGCGCGCAGCGCCCGACAAGTACGCCGACGACGGCGACCTCCGCGACCGGGTCAGCGATACGCTGGAGTCGCTCGTCGACAGCGGCTTCGTCGAGATGGACGAGCTCAGGCTGGAGGGGACGCCGCTGGGTCGGCTGGCCTCCAAGTTCTACCTCCGGCTGGACACCGCCGAGCGGTTCAAGGACTGCGCCGACCGCGCCGACGAGGACCCCGAGGGGCTGGACGAGGACCGCCTGCTGGCGGCCGTCGCCGGTGCCCAGGAGTTCGACAGCGTCAGCGCGCGCTCCGACGAGGAGGACGCGGTGGCCGCCGTCCTCGGCTCCCGCGCCGACGACCTCTCGGCCGGCCAGCGGAAGGTGCTGGCCATCCTCCGCTCGTCGATGTCCGGCACCACGCCGACGGAACTGCAGAGCGACGCCTGGGTGATCAAGCAGAACGCCCTCCGCCTGCTGGCGGCGCTCCGGGCCTTCCTCGACCGGTTCGCCGGACCGCGGGCGGCCAACCTCGCCCGCCGCGTCAAGGGGCGCGTCGAGAACGGCGTCAGCGCCGACGCCGTGGGGCTCACCGCCGTCGACGGCATCGGGCCCGGACGGGCGAGCAACCTCGCCGCCGAGGGCCTGCGCACGCCCGCGGACGTGACCGACGCCGGCGTCTCCGGCCTCCAGTCGGCCGGCATCGGCGAGGGCGTCGCCGAGCGCGTCGTCGAGAACGCCCGCGACCTCCCCGACGTCGTCGTCGAGTGGGGCGACTTCCCCGACGCCGTCCCGCGCGGCGAGCGCGAACTCCACGAGGTGACCGTTCGCACCGTCGCCGGCGGCGCCCGCGCGGGGATCCGGGTGACCGTCAACGGCCACGAGATGACGGCCAAGCCCGCCTACCTCGGCGAGGCGACGGTCCCCGCGGCCGCCTTCGGCGGCGACGCCGACGAACTGGAGTTCGCCGTCGAGGTGACGTTCCCGGAACTGCCGCTGCCGCCCGTCGTCGACACGCGGACCGTCCGGGTCGAGTGA
- a CDS encoding carbohydrate-binding protein, translating to MHDRDTTDDGTEYGEGESDATRGGSSRRRFLKASTAAAAGAVALGAGVSPAAARRSECSSQGSLSVGGGDFQVINNDWGTQEEGADIDMCVFANDDGSYGYEWETRSVGGSPNYPQALVGTKPWGTDTGVAEFPIRRGDVDQLEIAVDVDQSISGGEWDLAEEWWLMEQPPSQETGTHVHEVMMVLDWGGGHDHYMEERNVWTDQYGNTVDYWADYDGGGTNADFHIFRVRGGLTSGRVDLTEVVDYLSQRHGIGDDLWLSGIELGNEYWQGAQGNVTYEQFDVTINGTTYSSGSSGGSSGGGGSGGNDGGGSDGGRSPYGGSPHAVPGRIQAEDFDTGGEGTAYHDTTSGNEGGAYRSTDVDVESCDEGGYNIGWIESGEWWTYTVSADASGTHDLRARVASNDGGGSLTVEVDGSQVGSATFGGTGGWQSWTTVSLGTADLGAGEHVVRVRADDGGWNFNWIEFGSGSGTDGGSDGDGTDGGSSDGGTGDDGDTTDGSGGSDGSGSGDGSGGSSDPVATIDAGSTSVGVGERITLRVNDTSGTGRWIDSLEWEFGDGATGTGWWQSHSYGSAGTYTVALTATANTGETTTHEVTITVS from the coding sequence ATGCACGACCGCGACACGACAGACGACGGTACAGAGTACGGGGAAGGGGAGTCCGACGCGACCCGCGGGGGGAGTTCGCGTCGACGCTTCCTGAAGGCGAGCACTGCGGCCGCGGCGGGGGCCGTCGCGCTCGGCGCGGGCGTCTCGCCGGCGGCGGCCCGGCGGTCCGAGTGCTCCTCGCAGGGCAGCCTCTCGGTCGGCGGTGGCGACTTCCAGGTCATCAACAACGACTGGGGCACCCAGGAGGAGGGCGCGGACATCGACATGTGCGTCTTCGCGAACGACGACGGCTCCTACGGCTACGAGTGGGAGACGCGCTCGGTCGGCGGCTCGCCCAACTACCCGCAGGCCCTGGTCGGCACCAAGCCGTGGGGGACCGACACCGGCGTCGCCGAGTTCCCCATCCGCCGGGGCGACGTCGACCAGCTGGAGATAGCGGTCGACGTCGACCAGTCGATCTCCGGCGGCGAGTGGGACCTGGCCGAGGAGTGGTGGCTGATGGAGCAGCCCCCCTCACAGGAGACCGGGACGCACGTCCACGAGGTCATGATGGTCCTCGACTGGGGCGGCGGCCACGACCACTACATGGAGGAGCGAAACGTCTGGACCGACCAGTACGGCAACACCGTCGACTACTGGGCCGACTACGACGGCGGCGGGACGAACGCCGACTTCCACATCTTCCGCGTCCGCGGCGGCCTGACCTCCGGACGGGTCGACCTCACCGAGGTCGTCGATTACCTGAGCCAGCGCCACGGAATCGGCGACGACCTGTGGCTCTCCGGCATCGAACTCGGCAACGAGTACTGGCAGGGCGCGCAGGGCAACGTCACCTACGAGCAGTTCGACGTGACGATCAACGGCACCACCTACAGCAGCGGGAGTTCCGGGGGGAGCTCCGGCGGTGGCGGTAGCGGGGGCAACGACGGCGGCGGAAGCGACGGCGGACGGTCCCCCTACGGCGGATCGCCCCACGCCGTCCCCGGCCGGATCCAGGCCGAGGACTTCGACACCGGCGGCGAGGGGACCGCGTACCACGACACGACGTCGGGCAACGAGGGCGGCGCCTACCGCTCGACGGACGTCGACGTCGAGTCCTGCGACGAGGGCGGGTACAACATCGGCTGGATAGAGTCCGGCGAGTGGTGGACCTACACCGTCAGCGCCGACGCGTCCGGGACGCACGACCTGCGGGCCCGCGTCGCGTCGAACGACGGGGGCGGCTCCCTGACCGTCGAGGTCGACGGATCGCAGGTCGGCAGCGCCACGTTCGGCGGCACCGGCGGCTGGCAGTCCTGGACGACCGTCTCGCTTGGAACCGCTGACCTCGGCGCCGGCGAGCACGTCGTCCGCGTCCGGGCCGACGACGGCGGCTGGAACTTCAACTGGATCGAGTTCGGCAGCGGCAGCGGGACCGACGGCGGCAGCGACGGCGACGGTACCGACGGCGGCAGTAGCGATGGCGGCACCGGCGACGACGGCGATACGACCGACGGCAGCGGCGGCAGCGACGGCAGCGGTAGCGGCGACGGCAGCGGCGGATCGTCGGACCCCGTCGCGACGATCGACGCCGGCAGCACGTCCGTCGGCGTCGGCGAGCGGATCACGCTCCGCGTGAACGACACGTCCGGCACCGGGCGCTGGATCGACTCCCTGGAGTGGGAGTTCGGCGACGGCGCCACGGGCACCGGCTGGTGGCAGTCTCACAGCTACGGCTCGGCCGGGACCTACACCGTCGCGCTGACGGCGACGGCCAACACCGGCGAGACGACCACCCACGAGGTCACGATCACGGTCTCCTAG